Proteins from a genomic interval of Microbacterium abyssi:
- the purF gene encoding amidophosphoribosyltransferase: MCGIVGVVAGGPVNQDIYDALLLLQHRGQDATGMATAEPNGVMHTAKAEGMVREAFRTRDMRSLLGNVGLGHVRYATKGTASSEEEMQPFYVNAPYGIVLIHNGNLTNTRELTADMAKRDRRHLNSSSDTELLLNVLAGELQATTSHVDLDPERIFEAVTRTHERIEGAYAVIAVIAGYGLLAFRDPFGIRPLILGRRDGKATDGGSRDEWIVASESLVLENGDYEVVREVAPGEAVFITEQGELFTQQCATDAKLFPCAFEYVYLARPDSIMNGIAVYESRLRMGERLADTIAKHVPRDKIDVVMPIPDSARPSAMEVARKLGIEYREGFYKNRYVGRTFIMPGQAVRKKSVRQKLNAMSTEFQGKNVLLIDDSIVRGTTSKQIIQMARDAGALSVTFASAAPPVRYPHVYGINMPSKHELIAHGRTIPEIAKELGVDHLVYQEVEDLKAAIIEGSEVADLDMSCFDGRYVTGTVTDEYLEWVESSQSS; the protein is encoded by the coding sequence ACAGCCGAGCCGAACGGTGTCATGCACACGGCCAAGGCCGAGGGCATGGTGCGCGAGGCCTTCCGCACCCGCGACATGCGGTCCCTGCTCGGCAACGTCGGCCTCGGCCACGTCCGCTACGCCACCAAGGGCACGGCGTCCAGCGAAGAGGAGATGCAGCCGTTCTACGTGAACGCGCCGTACGGCATCGTCCTCATCCACAACGGCAACCTCACCAACACGCGTGAACTCACCGCAGACATGGCCAAGCGCGACCGCCGGCACCTGAACTCATCCAGCGACACCGAGCTGCTGCTGAACGTGCTCGCCGGCGAGCTGCAGGCCACGACCTCCCACGTCGACCTCGACCCCGAGCGCATCTTCGAGGCCGTCACCCGCACGCATGAGCGCATCGAAGGCGCCTACGCCGTCATCGCCGTGATCGCCGGTTACGGGCTGCTCGCGTTCCGCGACCCGTTCGGCATCCGACCGCTGATCCTCGGACGCCGTGACGGCAAGGCGACCGACGGCGGCAGCCGGGACGAGTGGATCGTCGCGAGCGAATCGCTCGTGCTCGAGAACGGCGACTACGAGGTCGTCCGCGAGGTCGCGCCGGGTGAGGCGGTCTTCATCACGGAGCAGGGCGAGCTGTTCACGCAGCAGTGCGCCACCGACGCGAAACTGTTCCCGTGCGCGTTCGAGTACGTCTACCTCGCCCGCCCAGACTCGATCATGAACGGCATCGCCGTCTACGAGTCGCGCCTGCGCATGGGGGAGCGCCTGGCCGACACGATCGCCAAGCACGTGCCGCGCGACAAGATCGATGTCGTCATGCCGATCCCCGACTCCGCTCGCCCCTCGGCCATGGAGGTCGCCCGCAAGCTCGGCATCGAGTACCGCGAGGGCTTCTACAAGAACCGCTACGTCGGACGCACCTTCATCATGCCGGGGCAGGCTGTGCGCAAGAAGAGCGTGCGCCAGAAGCTCAACGCGATGTCGACCGAGTTCCAGGGCAAGAACGTGCTGCTGATCGACGACTCGATCGTGCGCGGAACGACCAGCAAGCAGATCATCCAGATGGCTCGGGATGCGGGTGCGCTCTCGGTCACGTTCGCCTCAGCCGCCCCGCCGGTGCGCTACCCGCACGTGTACGGCATCAACATGCCGTCCAAGCACGAGCTGATCGCCCACGGCCGCACCATCCCTGAGATCGCCAAGGAGCTCGGGGTCGACCACCTCGTGTACCAGGAGGTCGAAGATCTCAAGGCGGCGATCATCGAGGGATCCGAGGTCGCCGACCTCGACATGAGCTGCTTCGACGGACGCTACGTCACCGGCACGGTCACCGACGAATACCTGGAATGGGTGGAGAGCTCCCAGAGTTCGTGA